Proteins encoded together in one Prosthecobacter debontii window:
- a CDS encoding choice-of-anchor D domain-containing protein: MMTSSASCAMAIGSLMLSFRKQAGAWMILCIVACLPQPEASAAPSAFGPPDGQGVFDITATVPPGHGTGFFEMSTDANFGLEVTTKAGVPETSGLADGAAALAKFSNPAAVAKDASGNLFIADSGNNCIRMVSPSGVVSTIAGSSIYGFVDGLGSVSRFAFPCGVAVGPDDNVYVSDTNNTCIRKLIRPAVEGGAWMVTTLAGTNSSGFFDGSGSAARFSSPQGLVVAADGSIFVADAGNHRIRKVTSGGSVTTYAGTGSGGAFADGAAASEARFNSPYGVVLDSAGNLFVADRLNHRIRKVTPGGIVSTYAGSGSAGSADGTLLAATFNGPVALAIDAFDTLYVSDENNHKVRRVSPAGGPDEVTSVAGSGVEGFTNDRAELAEFNFPAGLVVADTGDIILADSENHCLRKITATVAVAAVGNPTVPEVKATINPAALGIPPGTYYFRWRAGDWTAQNEGLNKYITTVVPGVVTAAANPVNAGEATLNAKVNPRGLPVTQVKFQYTTDEDFLAPLEASGSPLPGSGSADEDVSYVLSYPTNTLPGTVYYFRAVAINDYGTAVATDILSFTVPTTKVVTEAATNIIRTGLLSHEATLNATIDPKGSAMTVSFEYSTEPLLFDAWQVSTAIPSPNASGARGLAVDSTGHAYYSRRELHRIDQSPSGPSIGSGAAGFVNGDFTTAQFDNPTAVALYNPDVATKILYVADEFNHCVRKVDLINGTVTTYAGSGIAGYVDGAAASARFLYPSGVAVDAAGNVYVSDTGNHRIRKISVGTDTVVTIAGTGVAGLTDGPGVAAQLRSPTALTAAPDGTLYVADTGNHRICKITTGYDVTGIAGDGTAGFADDTDSDPTTYSRFSSPSGITLDSAGVLFVADRGNHRVRRIAVDGTVTTIAGSGIEGKIDSPTTGTGLIPAKATRFSSPTALGVDGSGNVFVTEEGSNQDVRKISPIPVTTVTVTPDLIAHGDQAASKATLVLSPGTTYYYRAVGDNRLDGVIQGEIESFTTYTEPAINVYDGATTSAPVLSQPQTTTIDFGIMAIATDTVRQFTISNDGGWPLTVSSIDVPAGYTYTGTISVIPPGESRTFSVTITAASAGIYSGNVVVSCDDPTRLSFVFPITGKKVNPPIIHSVELQNLTLTPTGATLVADVDPNGAETTFEFEVSPGPDFEGVRVTTTAGSTSGYADGTGVAAQFNNPKGLVADADGNVYIADTANHRIRKMTPEGVVSTVAGTGDAGFGNGPALAAQFNEPMGLALGSDGTIYVADSKNHRIRAISSGGTVTTYSGTGEASFTDGVRDAARFYHPVGLAMDAAGILYVADRDNHRIRKVASDGSVSTLAILDPASTPTGITVSGDGSVYVTDTAEHVVYKITSIGAVTILADLGTGIPAGIVVDDAYEKIFVADQAAHIVHKITLDGTVATWAGTGVQGTVDNLGTSARFDTPYALALLKSRHVAVGQLGNSLLRQITPTVIKVPAASVLTDPGGIVSLEVTGLDPGIIYYYRAIAVSVGGRTISSTPHLPVGTEFTLWQIDHFGDDAADPSIAGPGANPTGDHVSNLLKYALGLDPNVYLQPNDPRLPTVGYDTTAPGYLTLTVHPDPAVTNVRLFFESSADKVNWFESDVITTTDISGNLKGALPYALPQNPPPKRFLRLGVQLLLP, encoded by the coding sequence ATGATGACCTCATCCGCCTCGTGTGCTATGGCCATTGGCAGCCTGATGCTCTCCTTCCGCAAGCAAGCGGGAGCTTGGATGATCCTCTGCATTGTGGCGTGTCTTCCACAGCCTGAGGCCAGTGCTGCACCCTCCGCCTTTGGCCCACCGGATGGCCAGGGAGTCTTTGATATTACGGCAACTGTGCCTCCGGGGCATGGCACGGGCTTTTTCGAGATGTCCACGGACGCAAACTTCGGTCTGGAAGTGACCACGAAAGCGGGCGTCCCAGAGACATCTGGATTGGCGGATGGCGCCGCCGCCTTGGCTAAGTTCAGCAATCCGGCCGCTGTGGCTAAGGATGCCTCGGGCAATCTTTTCATCGCGGACAGTGGTAACAATTGCATTCGCATGGTGAGTCCTTCGGGTGTCGTGAGCACCATCGCGGGTTCATCGATCTATGGTTTTGTCGATGGTCTCGGGAGTGTCTCCAGATTTGCCTTTCCTTGCGGCGTGGCGGTGGGGCCGGATGACAATGTTTATGTCTCGGATACCAACAACACCTGTATCCGTAAATTGATCCGCCCAGCAGTTGAAGGTGGTGCTTGGATGGTCACGACCCTGGCCGGCACGAACTCCTCAGGGTTCTTTGATGGCAGTGGCTCTGCAGCGCGCTTCAGTTCACCTCAGGGCTTGGTGGTCGCGGCGGATGGTAGCATATTTGTGGCCGATGCTGGTAACCACCGCATTCGCAAGGTAACCTCGGGCGGCAGTGTGACCACGTATGCAGGGACGGGTTCGGGTGGTGCTTTTGCTGACGGTGCAGCGGCCTCCGAGGCTCGCTTTAATTCTCCTTATGGCGTGGTTCTGGACAGTGCAGGCAATCTTTTTGTGGCTGACCGTTTGAACCATCGAATTCGTAAGGTCACTCCTGGTGGTATTGTGAGCACCTACGCAGGCTCAGGATCTGCAGGTTCCGCCGATGGCACACTCTTGGCTGCGACATTCAATGGCCCTGTCGCCCTCGCGATCGACGCTTTTGACACCTTGTATGTGTCGGATGAAAACAATCACAAAGTCCGTCGGGTGTCGCCAGCTGGTGGTCCTGATGAGGTGACATCGGTTGCTGGCAGTGGTGTCGAGGGGTTTACCAATGATCGGGCCGAATTGGCCGAGTTTAATTTCCCTGCTGGTTTGGTGGTCGCGGATACCGGCGATATTATTCTCGCGGATAGTGAGAACCATTGCCTGCGTAAGATCACTGCGACGGTGGCTGTGGCTGCGGTGGGAAATCCCACTGTTCCTGAAGTCAAAGCGACCATCAATCCCGCGGCTCTTGGAATCCCTCCGGGCACCTATTATTTCCGCTGGAGAGCAGGCGACTGGACGGCTCAAAACGAGGGCCTGAACAAATACATCACGACCGTCGTGCCTGGAGTGGTCACGGCGGCTGCTAATCCTGTGAATGCTGGAGAAGCGACGCTGAATGCGAAGGTTAACCCACGAGGTCTGCCCGTCACTCAGGTGAAGTTTCAATACACCACCGATGAAGATTTCCTAGCCCCATTGGAAGCTTCTGGCTCGCCTCTTCCAGGCAGTGGCAGTGCCGATGAGGATGTCTCATACGTGCTTTCTTATCCGACCAACACTTTGCCTGGCACCGTCTATTATTTTCGGGCAGTCGCCATCAATGATTATGGCACCGCTGTCGCGACGGATATTCTTTCCTTCACCGTGCCCACCACGAAGGTGGTGACTGAAGCGGCCACCAACATCATCCGCACAGGTCTGCTTAGCCACGAAGCAACCTTGAATGCTACGATTGATCCGAAGGGAAGTGCGATGACGGTTTCCTTTGAATATTCAACGGAGCCTTTGTTGTTTGATGCGTGGCAGGTCAGCACGGCCATCCCTTCTCCGAATGCCAGTGGTGCGCGCGGTTTGGCGGTCGATTCGACCGGTCATGCTTACTATTCACGCCGTGAATTGCATCGGATCGATCAGTCTCCATCCGGCCCTAGCATTGGTTCGGGGGCCGCTGGCTTTGTGAACGGTGATTTTACCACCGCTCAGTTTGATAACCCCACGGCAGTTGCGCTTTATAACCCAGACGTAGCGACCAAAATCCTGTATGTCGCGGATGAGTTTAACCATTGCGTCCGCAAGGTGGACCTGATCAATGGAACGGTCACTACCTACGCCGGTTCCGGGATTGCAGGCTACGTTGATGGCGCGGCGGCTTCGGCCCGCTTCCTCTATCCTTCGGGTGTGGCTGTGGATGCTGCGGGTAACGTTTATGTGTCCGATACAGGCAACCATCGGATCCGTAAGATCAGTGTCGGGACAGATACGGTCGTGACCATTGCTGGCACCGGTGTCGCGGGGCTCACGGATGGCCCTGGTGTAGCCGCTCAACTCAGATCCCCCACCGCTCTGACAGCTGCACCTGATGGCACGCTCTACGTGGCGGACACGGGCAATCATCGCATCTGCAAGATCACCACGGGTTATGATGTCACGGGCATCGCTGGTGATGGCACGGCGGGTTTTGCAGACGATACCGATAGCGATCCTACCACCTATTCACGGTTTTCTTCGCCCAGTGGCATCACGTTGGATTCGGCCGGAGTTCTTTTCGTTGCTGACCGTGGCAACCATCGCGTTCGTCGGATCGCTGTGGATGGTACTGTGACAACCATCGCCGGATCTGGCATTGAGGGTAAGATTGACTCTCCGACGACGGGAACGGGTTTGATTCCTGCGAAGGCTACCCGCTTTTCGTCACCGACGGCCCTTGGTGTGGATGGTTCAGGCAATGTGTTCGTCACCGAAGAAGGTTCCAATCAGGATGTGAGGAAAATCTCTCCGATCCCTGTGACGACGGTCACGGTCACCCCTGATTTGATTGCGCATGGTGATCAAGCGGCGAGCAAGGCAACACTCGTCCTCTCGCCTGGAACGACCTATTATTATCGAGCTGTGGGCGACAACCGATTGGACGGGGTGATTCAAGGCGAGATCGAGAGCTTCACCACTTATACCGAGCCTGCCATCAATGTTTATGACGGGGCGACCACGAGTGCTCCCGTCTTAAGTCAGCCTCAGACAACCACCATTGATTTTGGTATCATGGCAATCGCCACGGATACGGTTCGGCAATTCACCATTTCCAATGATGGTGGCTGGCCGCTGACAGTGAGCTCGATTGATGTTCCTGCTGGATACACCTATACCGGAACGATTTCCGTGATTCCTCCAGGTGAATCTCGCACCTTCTCCGTGACGATTACGGCTGCATCTGCGGGCATTTATTCGGGCAACGTCGTGGTCAGTTGTGACGATCCGACACGCCTCAGCTTTGTGTTCCCGATCACGGGTAAGAAGGTCAATCCTCCGATCATTCACTCCGTTGAACTCCAAAACCTGACTCTGACGCCGACGGGTGCAACGCTGGTGGCTGACGTGGATCCGAATGGCGCGGAAACCACCTTTGAGTTTGAGGTTTCACCCGGACCGGATTTTGAAGGCGTGCGGGTGACGACGACGGCTGGATCAACTTCTGGTTATGCCGATGGTACAGGTGTTGCCGCTCAATTTAACAATCCTAAAGGCTTGGTCGCCGATGCTGATGGAAATGTTTACATCGCGGATACGGCCAATCATCGGATCCGTAAAATGACACCCGAAGGAGTGGTCAGCACTGTTGCTGGCACTGGTGATGCGGGTTTTGGTAACGGCCCTGCTCTGGCCGCTCAATTCAATGAACCGATGGGTCTTGCGTTGGGAAGTGACGGCACGATTTATGTCGCCGATAGCAAGAACCATCGTATCCGGGCGATCTCCTCAGGCGGCACCGTGACAACTTATTCCGGCACTGGCGAAGCGAGCTTTACGGATGGTGTTCGTGACGCGGCTCGCTTTTATCATCCCGTGGGATTGGCGATGGATGCAGCGGGCATCCTCTATGTGGCTGATCGCGACAACCATCGTATCCGTAAGGTGGCCTCAGATGGGAGTGTGAGCACGCTAGCGATCTTAGATCCTGCTTCCACACCGACGGGCATTACCGTCAGCGGAGATGGCTCTGTCTATGTCACAGACACGGCTGAGCATGTCGTTTATAAGATTACGAGTATCGGTGCAGTCACCATCTTGGCAGATTTAGGAACTGGTATTCCCGCTGGCATTGTGGTGGACGATGCCTATGAAAAAATCTTTGTGGCCGACCAAGCGGCACACATCGTCCACAAGATCACTCTGGATGGAACCGTGGCCACTTGGGCAGGCACCGGTGTTCAGGGCACGGTCGATAACCTCGGCACCTCAGCTCGGTTTGACACGCCTTATGCCTTGGCACTTCTGAAATCGAGACATGTAGCAGTGGGCCAACTCGGCAATTCGCTCCTTCGCCAAATCACCCCGACAGTAATCAAGGTGCCTGCAGCATCTGTCCTCACGGATCCAGGCGGGATTGTTTCGCTCGAAGTTACCGGTTTGGACCCTGGTATCATCTACTACTACCGTGCCATTGCGGTGAGCGTGGGGGGGCGCACCATCAGCTCCACACCCCATCTTCCGGTGGGGACGGAGTTCACACTTTGGCAGATTGATCACTTCGGTGATGATGCCGCAGATCCCTCCATCGCCGGACCCGGCGCGAATCCTACAGGTGACCACGTCTCGAATCTGTTGAAGTATGCATTGGGCCTTGATCCGAATGTTTACTTGCAGCCCAACGACCCCCGCTTGCCAACGGTCGGCTATGACACCACCGCCCCCGGCTACCTGACCCTCACGGTTCATCCTGATCCTGCCGTAACCAACGTCCGCCTCTTCTTTGAGTCTTCCGCGGATAAGGTCAATTGGTTCGAAAGTGATGTCATCACCACGACTGACATTTCGGGTAATCTGAAGGGAGCTCTGCCTTATGCGCTCCCGCAGAATCCGCCACCGAAACGGTTCCTGCGCCTTGGCGTCCAACTCTTGCTGCCGTGA